In Janibacter sp. CX7, a single genomic region encodes these proteins:
- a CDS encoding phosphotransferase — MTSRGPLTLAALASAAVPGLDPDSVEGVVTPSVSPFDVAFVQDHDHRRWVVRAPRTPAASAQLEQSAALLALLARRLTMPVPAVKGWAALPEGGRACVSSYLTGRMVDVASIAPGSTLAAGLGRALAQLHNLDVRIYEEAGVPVYDAAAYRARRLAELDRAAATGRVPTGLLGRWEGILDDESLWGFTATPTHGAIGPGTILASPDDGDEPDVKGFLGWESAQVADPADDLAPLVGELHPEALDTVLEAYAHARVERPDKHLQRRARLVHEMQLVRTMMVAVAAGDDAGAERRAAELRRLDEQLAAEEEAERARLEAKGADRAASATAASGDATSATDDASADEARADKATAADGNADEQSAPAPAARSAQVTQPVATAAVAAQATPDADPEDSDADEAVEVEPAPPAQPVAVAAPLDADGEGEGDDGQDHPQQDSDLQQDVGASEDSSGGADETAASLPEAPRRPGTDHATAEIVPINDEDDGDDIIPVHPRR, encoded by the coding sequence GTGACCTCTCGTGGACCGCTGACTCTCGCCGCTCTGGCCAGCGCTGCCGTGCCCGGCCTGGACCCCGACTCGGTCGAGGGGGTCGTCACGCCGTCGGTCTCCCCCTTCGACGTCGCCTTCGTCCAGGACCACGACCACCGCCGGTGGGTGGTGCGTGCTCCCCGGACCCCTGCTGCCTCGGCGCAGCTCGAGCAGTCGGCAGCCCTGCTGGCGCTGCTCGCGCGGCGACTGACGATGCCGGTGCCTGCGGTCAAGGGGTGGGCCGCGCTGCCCGAGGGTGGGCGCGCGTGCGTCAGCAGCTACCTCACCGGGCGGATGGTCGACGTCGCGTCGATCGCGCCCGGGTCCACGCTCGCTGCCGGCCTCGGGCGGGCCCTGGCGCAGCTGCACAACCTCGACGTGCGCATCTACGAGGAGGCCGGCGTCCCCGTCTACGACGCTGCGGCCTACCGGGCCCGCCGGCTCGCCGAGCTGGACCGCGCGGCCGCGACCGGCCGGGTGCCCACCGGGCTGCTCGGTCGGTGGGAGGGCATCCTCGACGACGAGTCGCTGTGGGGCTTCACCGCCACCCCGACCCACGGGGCGATCGGTCCCGGCACGATCCTCGCGAGCCCCGACGACGGCGACGAGCCGGACGTCAAGGGATTCCTCGGCTGGGAGTCCGCGCAGGTCGCCGACCCCGCCGACGACCTCGCGCCCCTGGTCGGTGAGCTGCACCCGGAGGCGCTCGACACCGTCCTCGAGGCCTACGCCCACGCCCGCGTCGAACGCCCCGACAAGCACCTCCAGCGCCGCGCCCGTCTCGTCCACGAGATGCAGCTGGTGCGCACGATGATGGTCGCCGTCGCGGCTGGCGACGACGCCGGCGCCGAGCGTCGCGCCGCCGAGCTGCGCCGCCTCGACGAGCAGCTGGCTGCCGAGGAGGAGGCCGAGCGCGCCCGCCTCGAGGCGAAGGGGGCGGACCGCGCAGCCTCGGCCACGGCCGCGTCGGGCGACGCGACGTCCGCCACGGACGACGCGAGTGCGGACGAGGCGCGTGCCGACAAGGCGACGGCTGCGGACGGGAACGCTGACGAGCAGTCCGCCCCGGCACCCGCGGCCCGGTCCGCCCAGGTCACGCAGCCCGTGGCCACTGCCGCGGTGGCTGCACAGGCCACCCCCGACGCTGACCCGGAGGACTCTGACGCCGACGAGGCTGTCGAGGTCGAGCCGGCACCGCCCGCCCAGCCGGTCGCGGTCGCTGCGCCCCTCGACGCCGACGGCGAGGGCGAGGGCGACGACGGTCAGGACCACCCCCAGCAGGACAGCGACCTCCAGCAGGATGTCGGGGCCAGCGAGGACAGCTCGGGCGGAGCCGACGAGACGGCCGCCAGCCTGCCGGAAGCACCCCGTCGCCCCGGCACCGACCACGCAACCGCCGAGATCGTCCCGATCAACGACGAGGACGACGGCGACGACATCATCCCGGTCCACCCCCGCCGCTGA
- the nudC gene encoding NAD(+) diphosphatase has translation MRDLPMTASDIDRDGQRRSDPDLLPRLLADPATRVLELRGDRSPLRPDGRLALRPPQPDDADGLLVHLGLVDGIAHVATCHPAPPGEPVPREERLDSAPFATLREVAVQLPPTEAALFATALGLANWHVRHPRCPRCGTPTEVVQSGWVRRCPQDGSEHYPRTDPAVIMAVTDDQDRLLLARNVGWPEGRFSVLAGFLEPGETIAGAVAREVGEETGVEVTDVRFVADQPWPFPASLMIGCTARATTTAITPQPDEIAEARWFTRDDFRRELREGYLRAAGRLSISARLIEGWLGERLDEVA, from the coding sequence ATGCGCGACCTGCCCATGACCGCCTCGGACATCGACCGCGACGGCCAGCGGCGGTCCGACCCCGACCTCCTGCCGCGCCTGCTCGCCGACCCGGCCACGCGGGTGCTCGAGCTGCGCGGCGACCGGTCCCCCCTTCGCCCCGACGGTCGGCTGGCGCTGCGCCCACCGCAGCCGGACGACGCCGACGGGTTGCTCGTCCACCTCGGTCTCGTCGACGGCATCGCCCACGTCGCCACCTGCCACCCCGCGCCCCCCGGCGAGCCGGTGCCCCGCGAGGAGCGACTGGACTCCGCCCCCTTCGCCACCCTGCGTGAGGTCGCGGTCCAGCTGCCGCCGACCGAGGCGGCGCTCTTCGCCACGGCGCTCGGCCTGGCCAACTGGCACGTGCGCCACCCCCGCTGCCCCCGCTGCGGGACGCCCACCGAGGTCGTGCAGTCCGGCTGGGTGCGCCGCTGCCCGCAGGACGGATCGGAGCACTACCCGCGCACCGACCCGGCCGTCATCATGGCGGTCACCGACGACCAGGACCGGCTGCTCCTCGCGCGCAACGTCGGGTGGCCGGAGGGCCGCTTCTCCGTCCTCGCCGGCTTCCTCGAGCCCGGCGAGACCATCGCCGGCGCCGTCGCTCGCGAGGTGGGGGAGGAGACGGGGGTCGAGGTGACCGACGTGCGCTTCGTCGCCGACCAGCCGTGGCCCTTCCCCGCGTCGCTGATGATCGGCTGCACCGCCCGCGCCACGACGACGGCGATCACCCCGCAGCCCGACGAGATCGCCGAGGCGCGGTGGTTCACCCGCGACGACTTCCGCCGCGAGCTGCGCGAGGGCTACCTGCGCGCCGCCGGCCGGCTGTCGATCTCGGCCCGGCTCATCGAGGGCTGGCTCGGGGAGCGGCTCGACGAGGTGGCCTGA
- a CDS encoding ATP-dependent DNA helicase UvrD2, producing MISSADPQTADDILAALDPEQREVAANPSGPMVVLAGAGTGKTRAITHRIAYGVRSGAYQPQRVLAVTFTARAAGEMRTRLRDLGVVGVQARTFHAAALRQLHYFWPQAIGGAAPEVMAHKVPAVAEAASRMGMRLDRSELRDVAAEIEWSKVSLLTPESYAAAARRDQREAPGMDHTAMARLIATYEEVKGERGVIDFEDVLLLTVGILEERDDIARTVRDQYRHFVVDEYQDVNALQQRLLDLWVGGRGDICVVGDPAQTIYSFTGATPHHLLRFTSTHPGAATVRLVRNYRSTPPVLALANRLLTDPSGQRRGGAVELVPQREGGEPPRLTALDDDPAEAAWVADRIKELVAQGRPLREIAVLFRTNGQSEAFESALADADVPYLVRGGERFFSRKEVREAVLLLRGAARTDDGSKPLPAFVGDVLGGMGWHEDPPSSSGAVRARWESLKALVDLSARLASTTPDARLPDLVRDLDERIAAQHAPDVEGVTLASLHAAKGLEWDVVFLVGCSDGLMPIMMAEGPEEIEEERRLMYVGVTRAREVLHLSWARARTPGARGTRRVSRFLDQASGILGEGARSTPKRAKAARGSGGPLKAARPKVCKVCGTELQTATERASGRCPQCPPTYDEATFERLRSWRLAVSRAASVPAFVVFTDATLEAIAEAEPAHQRDLSAISGVGPRKLSLYADQVLAVVGGADPDEVAEAAVGEPED from the coding sequence GTGATTTCTTCGGCCGACCCGCAGACCGCGGACGACATCCTCGCGGCGCTCGACCCCGAGCAGCGCGAGGTCGCGGCCAACCCGAGCGGACCCATGGTCGTGCTCGCCGGTGCCGGCACCGGCAAGACGCGCGCCATCACCCACCGCATCGCCTACGGCGTGCGCTCCGGCGCCTACCAGCCGCAGCGCGTGCTCGCCGTGACCTTCACCGCCCGCGCCGCCGGCGAGATGCGCACCCGCCTGCGCGACCTCGGAGTCGTCGGGGTGCAGGCCCGCACCTTCCACGCCGCCGCGCTGCGGCAGCTGCACTACTTCTGGCCCCAGGCCATCGGCGGCGCGGCCCCCGAGGTCATGGCGCACAAGGTGCCGGCCGTCGCCGAGGCCGCCTCCCGCATGGGCATGCGGCTCGACCGCAGCGAGCTGCGCGACGTCGCCGCCGAGATCGAGTGGTCGAAGGTCTCGCTGCTCACCCCCGAGAGCTATGCGGCCGCGGCCCGACGTGACCAGCGCGAGGCACCCGGCATGGACCACACCGCCATGGCCCGGCTCATCGCGACCTACGAGGAGGTCAAGGGGGAGCGTGGCGTCATCGACTTCGAGGACGTGCTCTTGCTGACCGTCGGCATCCTCGAGGAGCGCGACGACATCGCCCGCACCGTGCGCGACCAGTACCGGCACTTCGTCGTCGACGAGTACCAGGACGTCAACGCGCTGCAGCAGCGCCTGCTCGACCTGTGGGTCGGCGGCCGCGGCGACATCTGCGTCGTCGGTGACCCGGCCCAGACGATCTACTCCTTCACCGGCGCCACCCCCCATCACCTGCTGCGCTTCACGAGCACCCACCCCGGCGCGGCGACCGTGCGCCTCGTGCGCAACTACCGCTCCACCCCGCCCGTGCTCGCCCTGGCCAACCGGCTGCTCACCGACCCGAGCGGCCAGCGACGCGGCGGTGCCGTCGAGCTCGTGCCGCAGCGCGAGGGCGGCGAGCCGCCCCGCCTCACGGCGCTCGACGACGACCCTGCCGAGGCGGCCTGGGTCGCCGACCGGATCAAGGAGCTCGTCGCCCAGGGGCGACCGCTGCGCGAGATCGCGGTCCTCTTCCGCACCAACGGCCAGTCCGAGGCCTTCGAGTCCGCGCTCGCGGACGCCGACGTGCCCTACCTCGTGCGCGGGGGCGAGCGCTTCTTCTCCCGCAAGGAGGTGCGCGAGGCCGTCCTGCTGCTGCGCGGCGCTGCCCGCACCGACGACGGGAGCAAGCCACTGCCCGCCTTCGTCGGCGACGTGCTCGGCGGCATGGGCTGGCACGAGGACCCGCCCTCGAGCTCGGGCGCCGTGCGGGCCCGGTGGGAGTCGCTCAAGGCGCTCGTCGATCTCTCCGCCAGGCTGGCGTCGACGACACCCGACGCGCGGCTGCCCGACCTCGTGCGCGACCTCGACGAGCGCATCGCCGCCCAGCACGCGCCGGACGTCGAGGGCGTGACCCTTGCGTCGCTCCACGCGGCCAAGGGCCTGGAGTGGGACGTCGTCTTCCTCGTCGGCTGCTCCGACGGGCTGATGCCGATCATGATGGCCGAGGGGCCGGAGGAGATCGAGGAGGAGCGGCGCCTGATGTACGTCGGCGTCACCCGCGCCCGTGAGGTCCTCCACCTGTCGTGGGCGCGCGCCCGGACCCCGGGTGCCCGCGGGACGCGACGGGTCAGCCGATTTCTCGACCAGGCGAGCGGCATCCTCGGCGAGGGCGCGCGCTCGACCCCCAAGCGCGCCAAGGCCGCTCGCGGCTCGGGCGGCCCGCTCAAGGCCGCCCGGCCCAAGGTGTGCAAGGTGTGCGGCACCGAGCTGCAGACCGCGACCGAGCGGGCCTCGGGGCGCTGCCCGCAGTGCCCGCCGACCTACGACGAGGCGACCTTCGAGCGCCTACGGTCCTGGCGGCTCGCGGTGTCCAGGGCGGCCTCCGTGCCCGCCTTCGTCGTCTTCACCGACGCCACCCTCGAGGCGATCGCGGAGGCCGAGCCGGCCCACCAGCGTGACCTGTCCGCCATCAGCGGGGTGGGCCCGCGCAAGCTCTCGCTCTACGCCGACCAGGTCCTCGCCGTCGTCGGCGGAGCGGACCCCGACGAGGTCGCCGAGGCCGCCGTCGGTGAGCCCGAGGACTGA
- a CDS encoding WhiB family transcriptional regulator, with the protein MTTLTHPPIQRLTPCQAEEPEIWFAETPAGVEYAKALCQDCPFQTMCLQGALERREPWGVWGGELFDAGRVIPRKRPRGRPRKHPIPA; encoded by the coding sequence GTGACGACCCTGACCCACCCACCGATACAGCGCCTGACCCCGTGCCAGGCGGAGGAGCCCGAGATCTGGTTCGCCGAGACGCCCGCCGGCGTCGAGTACGCCAAGGCGCTCTGCCAGGACTGCCCCTTCCAGACGATGTGCCTCCAGGGCGCGCTCGAGCGCCGCGAGCCCTGGGGTGTCTGGGGCGGAGAGCTCTTCGACGCCGGACGCGTCATCCCCCGCAAGCGGCCGCGTGGCCGCCCCCGCAAGCACCCGATCCCCGCCTGA
- a CDS encoding HhH-GPD-type base excision DNA repair protein, with translation MATTLRIAQDETADELLSSDPFALLLGMLLDQQFPMERAFAGPAKVKERFGSLDPAKIAAADPEKFADLCATPPAVHRYGRSMAGRIQAVAEVVRDDYDGDVTRIWTSTDDPAEIVKRLKALPGFGDQKARIFAALLGKQLGVQPAGWREAIGPYAEEGSRRSVADVTDETSLQEVRDYKKAAKAKAKAAKG, from the coding sequence ATGGCCACCACGCTGCGCATCGCCCAGGACGAGACTGCCGACGAGCTGCTCTCCTCCGACCCCTTCGCCCTGCTGCTCGGGATGCTCCTCGACCAGCAGTTCCCGATGGAGCGGGCCTTCGCCGGTCCGGCGAAGGTCAAGGAGCGCTTCGGGTCGCTCGACCCCGCGAAGATCGCGGCGGCCGACCCGGAGAAGTTCGCCGACCTGTGCGCGACGCCGCCGGCCGTGCACCGCTACGGCCGCTCGATGGCCGGTCGCATCCAGGCCGTCGCCGAGGTCGTGCGCGACGACTACGACGGCGACGTCACCCGCATCTGGACGAGCACCGACGACCCCGCCGAGATCGTCAAGCGCCTCAAGGCGCTGCCAGGCTTCGGCGACCAGAAGGCGCGCATCTTCGCCGCCCTGCTCGGCAAGCAGCTCGGCGTGCAGCCGGCCGGCTGGCGCGAGGCGATCGGCCCCTACGCGGAGGAGGGCTCGCGCCGCTCGGTCGCCGACGTCACCGACGAGACCTCGCTGCAGGAGGTCCGGGACTACAAGAAGGCCGCAAAGGCCAAGGCGAAGGCCGCCAAGGGCTGA